In the Halosolutus gelatinilyticus genome, CGGATCGGTCGAAGAACGAGGTGAAAAACGAACTCCGACGGCTCGTCGAACGGGATTACAACCGACCGAGCGTCGTCATCTGGAGTCTCTACCACGAGGAGTGGGGGATCGGACACGCCGAGTCAGAGGAGACGCTCTGGACCGACGAGACGAAACGGACGCACCTCGCGTCGCTGGTCGAAACGGTTCGAGAGTGGGACCCGACGCGGCTCGTCTGCGACAACTCCGGGTGGGCCCACGTCGCCACCGACCTCAACGATTACCACTGGTACTGCATCAGTCCCGATCGGGCGACCGAGTGGATCGAGAATCTGGAACACGCGCTTCACCACAGAGGGGACAACTACGCCACGCAGCGCTGGTCCGACGGCGACGCGCCGGTCGTGGTCTCGGAGTTCGGCGTCCTCTCGTTTCCGCCGCTGCCCGCGCTCGTCGACCACTACGGTCGAGAGCCGGCGTGGTTCTCCCACGAGTTCCTCTCGGATCCCGTCAAGCGGCCGAGCGGCGTCCAGGATCGGTTCGTCGAGACCGGTCTCGACGGCGTCTTCGAAACGCTCGAGGACCTCGCCGAGTCCTGGCAACACCGTGCGATCGTCTCGCTCGAGCACATCCTCGGCGAGTTTCGAACGCGCGACGAAATCGCCGGGTTCGTGCTGACGCAACTGTACGACACCGAGTGGGAGGTCACCGGCCTGCTCGATTACTGCCGAAACGAGAAGTCCTTCTACGACGACTTCGCGGCGATTAACGCCGACGTGACGCTCGTCGCGACGGTCGATTCGCACGTCGCGTGGGCCGGAGCGGTTCGAGAACTCGAGATCGCGCTCGTCAACGATACCGCCGACCGCGTCGTCGAAGAGATCGAGTGGGAGTTCGACGGGCGGAGCGAAACCCGACAGTTGAGCGCACCCCCGCACTCCGTGGTGGAACTGGACCCGGTCCGGATTTCGACCCCGCAGGTCGAGTCGGTTCGAACGGAAAACGTGACGGTTCGCGGACTCTCCGAGACGGATCTGTCGCTCGCAGAGCCGATCGTCGTCGTCCCGTCGCCGCCGCGCGCGCCGCCGGAGGCGTTGGTGTTCGCCACGGGAGCGCTCGCTTCGCGGCTCGCTTCGGCGGGACTCGACGTTACGCACCGACTCACTCCCGATGTCGACGTCGCGTTCGTGACGGACACGACCGCAGAGGTCGTCGAGTTCGTCTCGAACGGGGGCACCGCCGTACACGTGCCGGACCGGCAGGGAGAGATGCAGGGCACCGAATTCTTCGAGTTCCGGACGCTCCCCCGGACGGACAGTTGGAACAACACGGCGTCGTTTTTCTATCAGGACTCGCCGCTCGTAGACGAGTTCTGTTCGAACCGCCACCTCGGGTGGGAGTTCGAAGACGCCTATCCGTACGAGATCGTCGCGGACGTAGCGCCGGACCGGGACACCGTCCACGTCGGCTACGTCCGCGGGTGGCTGGCCGACCGGGGGAGTCCGCTCCTCGAGCGGTCCGTCGATGGCGGCCGGGTCGTCGCGTGTACGTTCCGCGTCCAAACGACCGCTGGATCGCATCCGGTCGTTACCGGGTTGTTGTTCGGACTCGTCGAGTATCTCGCCCGAACGGACTAGGCCGGCTCGTCCGGAAACGCGATGTCGCCCGTTCATCGCCGGGTACACGTCTAATCCGCGGTGAGGACGGCGATGAGTTCCGTTTCCGGGACAATCTATATGTGACGGTAACTGTAATTGCAAATATGGCAAAATCAGCGTCTTCTATCCGGTCCGTCAGCCGGACGCTCAGGATCTTGGAGGTCATTCAGGAACTCGACGGGGCGACCATCACGGAGATCACGGAGCGGGTCGACATCGGACGAAGCGCGGTGTACAACTACCTGGCGACGCTCGAGGACGAGGAGTACGTCGACAAAGACGGCGAGGAGTACCACATCGGCCTGCCGTTTTTCGGCCTCGGTTCGTACGCGAGAAACCGAGTCCCCGTCTACGACACCGCGCAGCCGCAGGTCGATCGACTCGCCGACGAGACGGGGGAACTCGTGACGCTGTTCGTCGAGAAGAACGGACTCGGAGTGTACCTATACCGTGCAAGCGGGACGAACGGGATCGAACTGGACACGCACGAAGGAGAACCCGTGTCGCTCCACAGTACGGCGCCTGGCAAGGCCATTCTCGCGTTCCGTCCTCGGTGCGAAGTCGACGACATCGTCTCGGAACACGGCTTGCCGGCGGTTACGTCGAACACGATCACGACGAGGGAGGACCTCCACGCGGAACTGGACGCGATCCGCGAACGGGGATACGCGGTGAGCCACGAGGAACAGTGGGCCGGGCTGCGATCTATCGCGGCACCCGTCACCGACGACAACGACCGAAGCATCGCGTCGATCGGCATCTCCTGTCCGGTTCACAGGGTCGACGACGATCGACTTTACGACGACTGTGTGAACGCGCTCCTGGGCGCGGCGAACGTGATCGAACTCGAGTACAACTACGCGTAGTGCCGGTTCGGCCCGGTTCGGATCGACCGAATCCGTCACCGCGCGCTGGAGGAGCCTCCGCTCGGGAACGCTCGCTCGAGAGCGCTATCACTATCTCATCGCCGTCGAATCGGCGGCGACGCTGCGTCGACTCGGCCGTGCGGCGGTGACCCCGAAACGCGAACGCCGGGAAACGCTTATACTGGCGTCGATCAGTGTGCATCGATATGGCACGGTCAGCGACAGTCAAGCGCGAGCGGATCGTCGACGAGCTAACGAGTCGATCGCTGGAGGAGCTCTGGCTCCTCCGCCCCGAGAACGTCGCCTGGTTTACGGGCGGTAACGTCGTGGTCGACGCGGCGAGCGACGTCGGCGTCGCCGCGGTCGGCGTTCCCGCCGACGACGGACCCGTTCGGCTCCTGGCGCCGAACAACGAGATCGATCGCGTCCGCGAGGAGGAACTGCCGTCGCTCGAGGCGGCCGGGATCGACGTCGAGGCCGAACGGTACGAGTGGCACGAGTCGGCACTTCCGACAGCCGTCGTCGATCGGCGTCGATCGCCCGCGGGTGCTGACGTGCCGATCGACGGGCTGACGACGGTCGATCCGTCCTCGCTCAGGACGCCGCTGCCGGAGAGCGAACTCGATCGCTATCGACGAGCGAGCCGCGAAACGACGCGGGCCGTGGAGGCGGTCGGGGCCGACCTGACTCCCGAGACGACCGAACGAGAGGCGGCGGCGGCGCTTCGGAGCGAACTCGCGCGGCGCGGGTTCGCCGCGCCGGTCGTTCTCGTCGGCGGCTCGGAGCGCGCAGTTGAACAGCGACACTTCACTCCCACGAACGCGCCCCTGGATCGGTTCGGTCACCTGACGGTCGTCGCCGAGCGCGGCGGGCACAACGTCGCGGTCACGCGAACGGTCGCGTTCGATCCGCCGGCGTGGCTCCGCGAGCGACACGAGGGGGCGTGTCGCGTCGCCGCGACGGCCGCAGCCGCGACGCTCGAGGCTGTGCGCGCAGACGCACCTGCAAAAGCTATCTTCGAAGCGATTCGAAGAGCGTACGCCGACGCCGGCTATCCGGACGAGTGGCGACGCCACCACCAGGGCGGTGCGATCGGGTACGAGAGCCGCGAGTGGACCGCGGGTCCTGACTCGACGACCGCCGCCCTCGCACCCATGCCGTACGCGTGGAATCCGACGATTCGGGGTGCGAAGTGCGAGGATACGATCCTCGTCGACCGCGACGGCATCGACGTGGTCACGTCGACCGGCGAGTGGCCGACGAGCGCGTACGACGCCGTCGGATTCGACGTCTCAGTATCGTTTCACGATCCGCTCGCGATCGAGGAGTAGCGCCGTCCCGCGATTCGCGATCGCCGCAAGAACGATCGAAACGGCGGAAGAGCGGAGGAATAGACGGCCACGGGCCGAGAGAGCGACCGTTCGCGAAACGGGATATCGACTTCGGTTCTTGCGGTTCGCGGGCGCTTTCACCGCGGTATCGCCACCGGTCGATCGGCCGATCAACCGACCAGAACGCGAGCGACCGACGACGACTCGAGCGTCAGCGTCAGCGCTTCGTCCTCGAGCGTCACCTCGCGTTCGTCGATCTCGTAGACCTCGAGGCCGGTCCACTCGTACCACGATTCGGGGTAGTCGCCGAGGCCCTCCTGTAAGTCGTGCGGATCGTCCGTCGGGCGCTGGACGATCACGGTCGCGTCCGCGCCGTCAAACGCTTCGGGTACCTCGAGCGTCACGTCGGCCGCGCTCCGTAGGTTCCGGTTCGTGAGGAACGTACAGAGTTCGTCGTCCATCGATGTCGTCATCGACGTTGCGTCGACGTACGGCACGTCGTCCATCGCTCGGATTCGGGCGCCGGTTTCGGGAATGTCTCGCGTTTCTCCGTCGACGGACGCGTCGATCACGTTCCACGTCCGGTCGCCGTCGAAAACGTTCGCGTACAGGGAGAGCGTGTAGCCGACCGGTAGCAGCGGGTTGGGGTTCGCCGGATGCTCGACGTGCTCGGGCGGGAACATGCGTACGGGAAGGTGCGTGTGGCTGGCTCGCCGCAACTGCTCGCTCCGCCTAATGAAGGCGTTGTACATCCCCGCGACGTAGGAGGCGCCGGCCATCGTCGGCATGCCGGGCCACGGATCGCCCTCGGCGACCGTCGGGTACAGGCCCCACTCGCCGACGATGAACTCGAGGTCCTCGAGGCCGTACGAGGCCGCCGTCTCGGCGGTCTCGGCGAGAAGCTGGCCGAACTGCGTCGGGAACGCGATCAGGACTTCGTTGTAGTCGAGCGCGTCGGCGTCGTTCGCGTCCTTCCACTCCTCGACGCTGCCGGGATCCTCCGCCCGAATGCCCCAGTTGTAGCGGTGCATGCCGATTCCGTCCATCTCGTCGCCGACGGTCTCGAACAGCGTTTCGTTCCAATCGTTGGGATCGGGGACGAGGTTCTCGTCGTCGTACTTGGGATCCATTCCGTCGGGGATGACCGTGATCGAGTCGTCGACGGCGGTCATCGCCTCGATGAATTCGAGGGCGCGCTCGGCGAACTGCTGGGGGTCGTCGGTGCCGCCGGCCTGCCAGCCGCCCCAGACCTCGTTTCCGATCTCCCAGACCTCGACGTCGAAGGGGTCTTCGTAGCCGTGGTCGGCCCGAAGCGCGCCGTACTCGGTGTCCGTCGAGCCGTTACAGTACTCGACCCAGTTGGCGGCGTCCTCGGGCGTGATCGGTTCCGGCGGTTGGAACTCCCTGTCGGTGTCCTCGACCGTGACGCCGACGGTGATCGTCGGTTCGACGTCGGTACGGTCGCAAAACTCGACGTACTCCGCGGTTCCCATGAGGTTCGGATCGAGGCCGTTCCACACGACGTTCGGCCTGATCGGCCGTTTCTCGACCGGACCGATCCCGTCTTCCCACTTGTACGTGCTCGTGACGTTTCCGCCGGGCCACTTCAGCAGCGAGACGTTGCGATCCGCCATGAGATCGATCGTCGTCGGATTGAACTTCCCCGCGACCGCGTCGTCGGGAAGCAGGGAGATCCAGTCGAGATCAACGTATCCGGTCCCCTCGGCGACGATCTCGAGAACGTACTCGCCGTACGGGGAGGCGAAATCGTCCAGCGCGCCGCCCTCGAGTTCGTTCCCGCTTCGCTCCGCGAGCGTCAGTTCGATCCCCTCGTAGCGTCGCCACTCGTCGGTGAGGCCCTCGACGTCCGCGCCGGCGAGGACGTCGCCGTCGGGTGCCGCGAGGCGAACCTCGAGTGCGTCGATCCCGTCGCCGCGAGCCGACAGCGCGAACTCGTAGGTGAGCGTTCGCCAGTCGGGCAGCGGAATCCGCTGTCGAACGCCGCCCGCGGCGTCCTCGAGGACGACTCGCTGGTGGGCGTTGCGCAATTCCCGGTCGACCGCCGGCCAGCCGCCGTCGGACTCCCACGTGCCGAGCCCGCGCACGCCGCCCTCGGCGGGGCGCTCGAACTCGGCGTCGTCGCCCACCGGCTCCCAGGGGAACGGGATCCCGTCGTACTCGCCGACCTCGTCGAAGCCGTAGACGTGCGAGACGTGATCCGGTTGGACCTGTCCCCAGGCGACGAACGAGGTGTTCGTGACGTGCTCCGCGTAGATCCCGGGATAGATCTCGTGTGCACCGTAGTGTTCGGCGAAGCGACCGAACAGCGTTTCCGGAACCTCGCGGTCGCTTCGCTCGTCCGGATCCACCGTCACCGTCGTCTCGAACGGCCCGTCCGGATCACCGTTCTCGTCGCCCGTCCCGTCGGTTCGCTCCTCGCCGCCATCGGAGACGAGCTCGGCACACCCGGCTATCAGCCCCGTCGCCGTTGCGGCCTGGACGCCGAGATACCGTCTTCGAAGCATCGAGCTATGCGACTCGGATTCGTTGCTATCCCTTCGCATACGCTCATCAACATTCTCCAGTGACATATTAGTTTCCAACGATTATACGAAAGGGCGTATCCGTGGGTTGTGAATCGGCGATCGAGTCGACGAGAACAGGGGTAGGACCGGTCGGCTACCGCCCGGCGGACGACTCGAGTCGACCGGCGAGCAGTTCGTCGAGGAGCGCGGTCGCGGTCGGATGATCGCCGTAGGCGTCGGCGACGCGGAACGTACACACCCGAACGGTGCCCTCGCCGTAGTCGCGGGTCGCGATCGCCGCCGACGGATTCGCCAGCCACCCCTCGACGTAGCCGACGCCAACGTCGTCGTCCTCGGTCACGGCCGCGACCGCGTACGGATACAGCCCGTCCAGTTCCCAGCCGGGAACCGGCCCGAGCAGTCGCTCGAGTCGGTCGTCAACGGTGTACAGCAGCGACGCGACGAGGTTCCAGCTCTCGTCTTCGGGCAGGTCGCCGTATTCGAAGACCGACGAGTCGGTCACGGAATCGTCCCGACCCGCCACCAACAGGACGTCGCCGCCGCTGCGGGCGTACTCGAGGACCGCGTCCGTAGTCTCCCCGACGACGGCGACGGCGACGGAGTCGTCGAGGCGATCCGTGACTGTCGCGCCGCGTCGATCGAGTTCGTTCCGGAGCGACTCGTTTTCGACGTAGACTGAGCCGCCGACCGATTCGGGGAACTCGGAACGGGAAACGACCGTCACCGGCTCGTCGGTTCGCGCGTCGCCGAACTCGACGGTAACCGTCACCGTCTCGATCGTGCCGTCAACGGCCGGCGCATCGACGGTAACGAGGTCCTCGGCGCGAACCGCCGACGCGGCGTTGACGGCGACCGTTCGTCGTCCCGATTCGCCGGCGGCGGTCCACGATAGCTCCGCCTCGAGCCGGTCGGTCGTGTCGTTGACGACGACCGCGTCCGCCGCGATCGGTTCGTCCTCCCGGACGGTTCGGGACTCGAACTCGAGTTGCACCGCGACCGGCGCGTTGACGCGGGCGAACTCCTCGGCGAACGCCTTCGACTCGCGCCGGTAGTCGAGGATCCCGTTGAACTCCCACTCGATGTCGGAGAATTCCGTGATGACGTAGCCGGCGATGCCCTCGTGGGCGCGCATCTGTTCGATGACGTCCGCGTTCGACCGCAACTGTCGGCGCTGCCAGGCCTCCATCAGTTCCCGGAAGTCGTTGAACGCCTCGCTGAGCGCGGTCTCGTCGAAGCGGTCGCGGTAGCCGTCGGGCCGTTTCAACCCCTCCTCGAGGAACTCGTAGTCGAACCACGGCGGCCGTTCGCCGTAGTACTCCTCGATCGCGGACGCATCGCACAGCCCCCACGTCCCGAACTCGGAGATGATGGCCGGCGCGTCGCGGGGATCGGTCTCGGCGGCCGCGTAGTTGTCCGCCGGGTCCTCGACGATCCGGTCGAGGTCGTCCGCCCACGCGTCGGCGCGGTCGGGACTGACGAAGTAGCGGTGGTAATCGTTGAGGTCGGTGGCGACGTGGGCCCACCCGGAGTTGTCGCAGACGAGCCGCGTCGGATCGGCCGCTTTCGTCTCCTCGTACAGCGCGGCGAGGTACTCCTGTTTCTCCTCGTCCACCCACAGGGAAGTTTCGACGTCGAGGCCCTGCGGATTGCCGATCCCCCACTCCTCGTTGTAGATGCTCCAGACGACGACGCTCGGTCGGTTGTAATCGCGCTCGATCAGTCCCTCGAGTTGCTCGCGCACCTCGCGTTTCGACCGCTCGGAGTGGACCGTCGGGTTCGCCGGCTCCTCCCAGACGAGGAGGCCGAGTCGGTCCGCCTGCTCGAGGAAGTCCGGATGGGCCGGTTTGATGTGCTTTCGAAGCAGGTTGAAGCCGAGTTCCTTGGCCGTTCGGACCTCGTCTTCGAAGCAGTCGTCGCCGAACGGACGGTACAGCGTCTTCGGGTAATAGCCCTGCTCGAGCGCGCCGCGAATGGGGTACGGCTCGCCGTTCAGGTACACCCGTCCGTCGCGGGCCTCGACGCTGCGCATCCCGAAGTACTCCTCGTACCGATCGCGGACCGTTCCGTCGCGCTCGAGTTCGACGCGGACGTCGTAGAGCGCGGGCGTCTCGGGCGTCCAGTAATCGGGGTCGTCGAGCGAGACCGCAATCGAAGCCGATCCGTCGGCGTCGAGGGTCGTCGCGGCGGTGGCGGCTTCGGCGCCCGACTCCTCGCGGGCGACCGTTACCGTCGCAGTGACGTCGTCGACTGGAAGATCCGCGCCCGCGGCTTCCCCTACGGTCGTATCGATCTCGAGGTTGACGCTATCGTCCTCGAGATCCGGCGTCGCGCGGACCGTTTCGACGCGGCTGGCGGGGACGAATTCGAGGGTAACGTCCTGCCAGATCCCGCTGACGCGCTGGTACCACGGCTCGCCCTGCTTCCCGTGAGGGATCTCGCTGATGTCCGCCGGGTCGGTCGCTTCGACGACGATCTCGTTTTCGCCGTCGACCAGCGCGTCGGTCGCGTCGACCGCGAAGGGGAGGTATCCGCCGCGGTTCGAACCGACCTCGGTGCCGTTGACCCAGACGGTCGCCTCGTAATCGACGGCGCCGAAACGCACCAGCGCCCGGGCCATTCGATCCGTTTCGTCGATCGTCCCCTTGAGGTCGACCGTCCGTCGATACCACGCGGTTCCGGTGTACTCGCGGTAGGCCTCACGCTCCTGCCAGGCGTGTGGGACTTCGACCGGCTCCGCTCGATCGGGCCACGACTCGCCGCCGTCGTACCAGTTGCCGTCCCGACCGCTCTCGTCCGGATCCGTGACGAACTGCCACGATCCGTTCAGTTCGATGCGCCGCCGATAGCCGTCAGCTTGAGTGGTCGTCATTGAGATGTAGGTTCATATCCGTCTCGGTATCAGTGGTAATCGCTAACCGAAAGCGCGGGCGGCCGCCTCAGGCGGCCTCTTCGGGTTCGGTCTCAGTCGCGGAAGCGGTGCGTCTCGTTCGCATGTCTGCGAGCAGGTTCTCGCCGGTCCGGCCGTCGAAAAGGTGAATGTCCGTGGGATCGAACGCGAGTTCGACCCGGTCGCCGACGTCGGGTTTCACGTCTCCCGGCACGCGAACGCGACACTCGGCGCCCTCGATGTCCAGGTAGACGAAGTTGTCGCTGCCCGCGACCTCGACGACTTCCACGGTCGCCGTGATCGCGTTGGCTCCGCCCACGCCGTATTCGATGTCTTCGGGACGGATCCCCAGCTCGAGGTCGTCGCCGGTCGTCGCGTCGCGGACCTCGTCGACGATCGACGCGGGGAGGTCGTACTCGAATCCCTCGGCGACGAGCGTCGAGTCGGTTAGCGCGACGTCGAAGAAGTTCATCGCCGGGCTACCGATGAAGTCGGCGACGAATCGGTTGGCGGGGTTGTTGTACACCTCCTCCGGCGTCGCGAATTGCTGGAGTTCGCCGCCCTTGAGGACGATGATCCGGTCGCTCATCGTCAGCGCTTCGTGCTGGTCGTGCGTGACGTAGATCGTCGTCGTTCCCAGCTCCTCCTGCAGGCGCTGGAGTTCGGTCCGCATGTGGACCTTGAGCTTCGCGTCCAGGTTCGACAGCGGCTCGTCCATCAGGAAGATTTTCGGGTCGCGGACGATGGCGCGGCCGGTCGCGACGCGCTGTTGCTGGCCGCCCGAAAGTTCGCTCGGTTTGCTATTGAGCTGGTCGCCGATTCCCATCATCTCGGCGGTCTCCTCGACGCGGCGGTCGATCTCGTCGTCGGATAGATCCGTCGTCAGCTTCAGCCCGTACGACATGTTCTTCCGGACGGTCATGTGCGGGTACAGCGCGTAGTTCTGGAATACCATCGCGATGCCGCGGTTCTGCGGTTCGACGCCCTTGATGCTCTCGTCGCGGATCTTGATGTCGCCAGCGGTGATCTCCTCGAGGCCGGCGATCATCCGCAGCAGGGTCGATTTACCCGATCCCGAGGGGCCGACGATGGTGATGAACTCGCCGTCCTCGATGTGGGCGTTGAACTCCTCGATGGCGACGAAGTCGTCGAGGTAGACCTTTCGCACGTCGTCGAACGTGACCGATGCCGAGTCCGAGTCCGCTGCCGATGCTGATTCCGTTGTCGATACCGTGTCGACGGTGTTGTCGTGAGTCTCGCTCATTGTCGTAGCTCCGTGTGTTTCGCGTCGTTGGTGATCGCGTCGATCGTAGGCGGTAGCGCCGGCGTTTGTGCCGGTGCTACCGCTGGTTCGCCCGCCGACGGGAACGAAGACGGGGAATTCGTACGCGTTCGCGGTCGAGCGGCGGCGCCGATCACGGATCGGACACCTCCGCGGCGATCCGATCCGTCTCGGAGAGGCTCGTCACGAAGTCGACGTGGAGCGCGAACGCAACGCCCGCGAACAGCAGCGCCACGGCGACGGTCAGCACCGAGGTGACGGCGAAGAGCACGACCGTCACGACGCCGAGCGCCACCGCGCCGACGGCGTGGCGTGCGGTCCAACGGTAGCCGTCCGCGAACGCCGCGAACGCGGACTTTCCCTCCGCCAATCCCAGCAAGGTCGGGATGGAGACCAGCCCCGCGTAGAGGCCTGCGTACGTACAGCCGAGTGCGAGCAGCCCCGCTGGGACCGTCCCGCTCGCGAGGTACGCGAGCGCGTAGTTCACCGCGACCGTGACGAGCACGAGCGGAACCAGCGCCAGCAGCGTCGCGTGGACGAACTGCTCACGGACGGTTTCGAGCACCGCCGCTCGATCGATGCCGTCGCCGTCCTCGCGAAGCGAGAGGACGGCGCGGTAGGCGCCGACCGTCGCCGGCCCGAGCGTCACGAGCGGCACGGCGGCGAGGAACCAGGCGACGCTGATCCCGATCACCGACACGAGGTTCGCCCAGACGAACCGCGCGGTTCGCTCGAGCGAGGCGTACATCGGGTCGAGGTCGGACGAGTGCGTTCGCGTCATGGTCGTGTTCATTTGGTCGTCCCCTGCATTTCGACGGCCCTGACGAGGTGTTTCTGCATCACCAAGAAGACCAGCAAGAGCGGGACGGAGGCGACGACCGCCGAGGTCATGATGACGCCGGGTTCGGTCACGCCGAGGTTGTCCTGCAGGGTCACCAGGCCGATCGGGAGCGTGTACATCGCGTCGTTCTGGAAGATCAACAGCGGCCAGACGAAGGCGTTCCACGTCCAGATGAAGATGAACAGCCCGAGCGCCGCCAGCGCCGACCGCATGAGCGGCAACACGATGTGGGTGAAGATCCGGAGTCTCGAGAACCCGTCGAGGCGGGCCGCCTCCTCCAGCTCTTCGGGGATGTCCTTGAAGAACTGGACGAGCATGAACACGCCGAGCGGGTTGGCGGCGCTCGGGAGGACGACGCCCCAGACGGAGTTGACGAGGCCGAGTTCGCTCACGATGATGTAGACCGGCACGAGGTTGACGATGCCGGGCACCATGAAACTCGCCACGATGACCGCGAAGATGGCGCGGCGGCCGGGCCAGTCGAGCCGGGTCAGCGAGTACGCGATCATCGCGTCGATCAGAACCACGACGACGGTCGTTACCCCGGCCAGAATGAGCGTATTGACGGTCCACTGGACGATCAGCGAGTTCGTAAGCAGATAGTCGTACCAGTACAGGGTCATCTCCCACGGGATCAGGTACGGCACCTCGGAGTAGACCAGATCGCGAGTCATGAACGACGTCGCGAACATGTACCAGTACGGGATAAGAAAGAGGAACGCCATCCCGTACAGACCGGCGTAGAGGGCGATCGTCCGAAGCCGATCGTTCGTCAGCGAGAGGTCGTCGAAGAGCCCGCGCGATTCGACGCTCATCGGTTATCACCTCCGAGGAAGTAGTAGCTGGTCGCTGACACGGCGATCAGAATCATGAACAGGACGTAGCCGACCGCGGCGGCGTACCCGAACTGTCGGCCGGTAAACGCCGTATCGTAGAGGTAGAGGACGATCGTCGTCGTCGAGAACGACGGACCGCCGTTGGTCATGATGAACGGCTGTCCGAACACCTGGAACGAGCCGACGAACGTCACGATGACGACGAAGATCAACGGATTCTGCATCTGCGGAATCGTGATGTCGCGCATCATCCGCCACGTGCTCGCGCCGTCCAGTTTCGCCGCCTCGTAGAGACGATCCGAAACGTTCTGGCGCGCGGCCAGCAGGATGATGAAGTTAAACGCCAGCTGCCACCAGATCGTCGCGATAGCGATGGCGGGCATCGCGAGACTGTGGGAAGTCAACCAGTTGCCGCCGCCGACGTAGTACGGGACGAGTCCCGAGGCGCTGAAGATCTCCGTCCAGAGGAGACCGACGACCGCGACGGTCAGCACGTACGGGCTGAAGAAAATCGTCCGTAACAGCCACTGTCCCTTCACGTCGCGGTTGACGCCGAGCGCCAGGAACAGCGAGCCGACGACGATCGGCGGCACCGTCAGGACGACGAAGTAGACGGTGTTTCGCAACGCGTTCCAGAAGTCCGGATCCGAAAGCAGGACCTGGTAGTTCTCGAAGCCGATGAACTGCGACTGGGCGGGATCGAGCGCGTTCCAGTCGTGTAAGCTCATGTACAGCGCCAGCAGCAGCGGTCCGAAGAGGAAGGTCCCGGCGATCAGGAGATAGGGGAGCGCGAAGGTACCCCCTGCAATCAGCTCGCGGACCCACGACTGCGAGAGGTCGACGAGTCCCGATTCGTCCGCGTTCGCGTCGGTTTGTTGGGTTGCTTGTGCCATGATTATCTCCTGTTAAACGTTTGTCTGACGCCCTCGGTCGCGGTTTCGATCACTTCCTCCGGCGCCATGTTTCCGGCGCGCATGTCGTCGAGCGGCTGGTAGATCTGCTCCGTGTACTCTTCGACGTTCGGCGTCGCGGGCGGGCGGATGAACTGATCGTTCTCCACCATGTTGAAGAACGTCTCGAGGGTCTGGCTCCAGGTGTCCGACTCCCGAAGGCCGTCGCTCTCGATCGCCGCCTCGCTGGCAGGGAGGTGACCGGCCTCGGATCCCCACCGGGCGTTGAACTCCTGTGAAAGCAAGCGGACGGTCTCGATTGCGTCCTCGAGTCGCGCCTGGTCTCGTTCGTCGCTCTGGGGAATAATCAGCATGTGACTGTCCCCGACCGTCACCGGATCGTCCGCATCCGGCATGATGAACGGCTCGGTCATCCCGAAGTCGAAGCCCGCTTCGCGGACGACGCTGATGTGCCAGGTGCCCTCGATCTTCATCCCGACCTCGCCGCGATTCCACGCGTCCCAGCCGGTTCCGGGGTCGACGGGCGCCCACTCGTGTTCGTGGACCCAGTCGTGCATCTCCTGGACGACCGCGTGGCCGTCGTCGGTGTCGAAGGCGGGTTCGTAGTCCTCGGTCAGGATTTGGCCGCCTCGGCCGTGAAGTAACATTCGCATGACTTCGGCGTGGAACTGGCCGTCGAAGTAGTCGAAGGCGTAGTGGTCCGTGTTCTCGAGGATCGCGTTGGCAGCCTCGTAAAACCGGTCCGGCGTGTTCGGCGGCTTCTCCGGATCGAGACCAGCCTCCTC is a window encoding:
- a CDS encoding glycoside hydrolase family 2 protein, translated to MNDVPSLRHSRSLDGEWLFEVDPDGIGMTEGWQTELAMWLTEANPVDVPHIWQEDDGLRGYAGTAWYNRTFRIDPTELESKRVFVEFGAVDYWATVWVNGERVGENRGGYLPFEFEITDAITAGENALTVAVHDPEDLSEIPHGKQGDPWFTRVSGIWQSVTLAFRPDAYVSTAAVTPAPETDTAVVALDVDPGETDPAAIDAVVRASRNGTTETIAVQPIGEGNEAVLEFDDPAYWSPDSPALYDLEIVLEANGEVLDRYEDYFGLRTIERDGDGYRLNGEPIRLRGVLDQGYYPKTLYRPPDDGVFERELERVSELGFNLVRKHLKPAHPDFLAAADRKGILVWEEPANPARYTDRSKNEVKNELRRLVERDYNRPSVVIWSLYHEEWGIGHAESEETLWTDETKRTHLASLVETVREWDPTRLVCDNSGWAHVATDLNDYHWYCISPDRATEWIENLEHALHHRGDNYATQRWSDGDAPVVVSEFGVLSFPPLPALVDHYGREPAWFSHEFLSDPVKRPSGVQDRFVETGLDGVFETLEDLAESWQHRAIVSLEHILGEFRTRDEIAGFVLTQLYDTEWEVTGLLDYCRNEKSFYDDFAAINADVTLVATVDSHVAWAGAVRELEIALVNDTADRVVEEIEWEFDGRSETRQLSAPPHSVVELDPVRISTPQVESVRTENVTVRGLSETDLSLAEPIVVVPSPPRAPPEALVFATGALASRLASAGLDVTHRLTPDVDVAFVTDTTAEVVEFVSNGGTAVHVPDRQGEMQGTEFFEFRTLPRTDSWNNTASFFYQDSPLVDEFCSNRHLGWEFEDAYPYEIVADVAPDRDTVHVGYVRGWLADRGSPLLERSVDGGRVVACTFRVQTTAGSHPVVTGLLFGLVEYLARTD
- a CDS encoding IclR family transcriptional regulator is translated as MAKSASSIRSVSRTLRILEVIQELDGATITEITERVDIGRSAVYNYLATLEDEEYVDKDGEEYHIGLPFFGLGSYARNRVPVYDTAQPQVDRLADETGELVTLFVEKNGLGVYLYRASGTNGIELDTHEGEPVSLHSTAPGKAILAFRPRCEVDDIVSEHGLPAVTSNTITTREDLHAELDAIRERGYAVSHEEQWAGLRSIAAPVTDDNDRSIASIGISCPVHRVDDDRLYDDCVNALLGAANVIELEYNYA
- a CDS encoding M24 family metallopeptidase produces the protein MARSATVKRERIVDELTSRSLEELWLLRPENVAWFTGGNVVVDAASDVGVAAVGVPADDGPVRLLAPNNEIDRVREEELPSLEAAGIDVEAERYEWHESALPTAVVDRRRSPAGADVPIDGLTTVDPSSLRTPLPESELDRYRRASRETTRAVEAVGADLTPETTEREAAAALRSELARRGFAAPVVLVGGSERAVEQRHFTPTNAPLDRFGHLTVVAERGGHNVAVTRTVAFDPPAWLRERHEGACRVAATAAAATLEAVRADAPAKAIFEAIRRAYADAGYPDEWRRHHQGGAIGYESREWTAGPDSTTAALAPMPYAWNPTIRGAKCEDTILVDRDGIDVVTSTGEWPTSAYDAVGFDVSVSFHDPLAIEE